The following proteins are encoded in a genomic region of Candidatus Methylospira mobilis:
- the cyoE gene encoding heme o synthase produces MTYPLLSRASKALSWKTYLGLCKLNVVGHIVFTAIIGMFLAVPGMPPIATVIWASIGIGLAAASAAALNHFLDRKADAEMARTQNRPLPKGDISSREAVVFALVLGGLGMLVLITFVNLLTAALTFLSLIGYAVVYTVYLKHATPQNIVIGGAAGAAPPVLGWCAITGQVHPYALLLFLLIYVWTPPHFWAYAIAKRDDYAKVNIPMLPVTHGIEVTQLHVLLYTVLLLLVSLLPYLTGMSGEIYLAGAIILGGVFLYFAWKLKQEASQRNAMRTFGYSLVYLVGIFSFLLVDHYVKLNSLWE; encoded by the coding sequence ATGACCTACCCTTTGTTAAGCAGGGCATCGAAAGCCCTGAGCTGGAAAACCTACCTCGGCCTGTGCAAGCTGAACGTGGTTGGACATATCGTTTTCACCGCGATCATCGGCATGTTTCTGGCGGTGCCCGGCATGCCGCCGATTGCCACGGTCATATGGGCCTCGATCGGCATCGGTCTGGCGGCGGCATCCGCGGCCGCGCTCAATCACTTTCTCGACCGCAAGGCCGACGCCGAAATGGCGCGAACGCAGAACCGCCCCTTGCCCAAGGGAGATATCAGCTCACGCGAAGCCGTTGTTTTTGCGTTGGTGCTCGGCGGCCTGGGCATGCTGGTCCTGATTACATTCGTCAACCTGCTCACTGCGGCACTCACTTTCCTGTCGTTGATCGGCTACGCGGTTGTTTACACGGTCTATCTCAAACATGCCACGCCGCAGAATATCGTCATCGGCGGCGCGGCGGGCGCGGCGCCGCCTGTATTGGGATGGTGCGCGATCACCGGGCAGGTGCATCCGTACGCGCTGCTGCTGTTTCTTTTGATCTACGTCTGGACGCCGCCGCACTTCTGGGCCTACGCCATCGCCAAGCGCGACGACTATGCCAAGGTCAACATCCCGATGCTGCCGGTCACGCACGGTATCGAGGTCACGCAATTGCATGTGCTGTTATACACGGTGCTGCTGCTGCTGGTCAGCCTGCTGCCCTACCTGACCGGGATGAGCGGAGAGATTTATCTGGCAGGCGCAATTATATTAGGAGGGGTATTCCTGTATTTCGCATGGAAACTCAAGCAGGAAGCCAGCCAGCGCAACGCGATGCGCACCTTCGGCTATTCGCTGGTGTATCTGGTCGGGATTTTCAGCTTTCTGCTGGTGGATCATTATGTGAAGCTGAACTCGTTGTGGGAGTGA
- a CDS encoding N-acetylmuramoyl-L-alanine amidase: MLRLIVIFLLWPGLCAAANAAASPRLEKMTLDVNANGVVSATLQFDIPVAAQVGVTSNGDAVRIDIPHAQLAQSYQTPRAIAPVKAIRLHNGSDKLGLKLALAPARGDRYRLSSSGQGKQVRVRLRPMEESAAVAAVPAAADKNKNKSAKSATPPAMADTVKYDSKTRPQWVVAIDAGHGGKDTGAIGSAGIREKDVVLSIAKKLSTLINAEPNMKAVMVRKGDAFIDLAHRAEIARNAHADLFVSLHADAYIHDDVRGSSVFTLSEHGASSVAAKWLADRENAADLVGGVKLRDKNKLLASVLLDLSQSAAMKSSDRAARRILRALEKKHGLHHHDIQKAGFVVLKSPDMPSVLVETAFISNPADEKNLIDERYQIRIASSIFEGIRSYFGRNKESQGMTADSGGSSSSAVLAALQP; this comes from the coding sequence ATGTTACGTCTGATTGTCATTTTTCTGCTTTGGCCGGGATTGTGCGCCGCTGCAAACGCAGCCGCGTCGCCTCGGCTGGAGAAAATGACGCTGGACGTAAACGCCAACGGCGTCGTATCGGCAACGCTGCAGTTCGATATCCCGGTTGCGGCGCAGGTTGGCGTGACCTCCAACGGCGACGCGGTGCGCATAGATATTCCGCATGCGCAACTGGCGCAGTCCTATCAGACGCCGCGCGCGATTGCGCCGGTGAAGGCCATACGCCTGCATAACGGTAGCGACAAGCTCGGACTCAAACTGGCTCTGGCGCCTGCGCGCGGCGACCGTTACCGCTTATCTAGCAGCGGGCAGGGTAAACAAGTCCGGGTACGTTTGAGGCCCATGGAAGAGTCCGCCGCCGTTGCCGCTGTCCCGGCAGCGGCCGATAAAAACAAAAATAAATCCGCAAAATCGGCTACGCCGCCCGCCATGGCCGACACCGTCAAGTACGACAGCAAAACCAGGCCGCAGTGGGTGGTGGCGATAGACGCCGGGCATGGCGGCAAGGACACCGGCGCGATCGGCAGCGCCGGCATACGCGAAAAGGACGTGGTATTGTCGATTGCAAAGAAACTGTCGACTTTGATCAACGCCGAGCCGAATATGAAGGCGGTCATGGTGCGCAAGGGCGATGCGTTTATCGACCTGGCGCATCGTGCCGAAATCGCGCGCAACGCCCATGCCGATTTGTTCGTTTCCCTGCATGCCGATGCTTATATTCATGACGATGTCAGGGGGTCTTCGGTATTTACCCTGTCGGAACACGGCGCGAGCAGCGTGGCGGCAAAGTGGCTGGCCGACCGTGAAAATGCCGCCGATCTGGTCGGCGGCGTCAAATTGCGCGACAAAAACAAGCTGCTGGCTTCGGTTTTGCTCGATCTTTCCCAGTCGGCTGCGATGAAATCCAGCGACCGCGCGGCGCGGCGCATACTGCGCGCGCTTGAAAAAAAGCACGGACTGCACCATCACGACATACAAAAAGCGGGTTTTGTGGTACTGAAATCGCCGGATATGCCGTCGGTACTGGTGGAAACGGCATTTATCTCCAATCCCGCGGACGAGAAAAATCTGATTGATGAACGCTATCAGATCCGCATTGCAAGCTCGATATTCGAGGGCATACGCAGTTATTTCGGACGCAATAAAGAGAGTCAGGGCATGACGGCCGATAGCGGCGGCAGTTCATCTTCGGCGGTGCTGGCGGCGTTGCAGCCCTGA
- the queF gene encoding NADPH-dependent 7-cyano-7-deazaguanine reductase QueF (Catalyzes the NADPH-dependent reduction of 7-cyano-7-deazaguanine (preQ0) to 7-aminomethyl-7-deazaguanine (preQ1) in queuosine biosynthesis) yields the protein MNTLHKSPLGKHSAYSDQYDPGLLFAVPRTRQRTGIGIGHETALPFHGYDIWHAYELSWLNLNGLPQIAIGRLGFPASSPNIVESKSLKLYLNSFNQTRLESAAILKLALEQDLHAASGTEIIVEIVLPEHFSELRLSEPPGLLLDTLTPSISHYQPHPELLTHTDTPAREALVSHLLKSNCPITGQPDWASLLIDYGGPRIDHEGLLAYIVSYRQHAGFHEHCVERIFMDLMRRCRPEYLTVEARYTRRGGLDINPVRSTEPFPYARASGRLARQ from the coding sequence ATGAACACGCTGCATAAATCTCCGCTGGGAAAACACAGCGCCTATTCCGACCAGTACGATCCCGGCCTGCTGTTCGCGGTTCCTCGCACACGGCAGCGCACCGGGATCGGTATCGGCCATGAAACGGCGCTGCCGTTTCATGGTTACGATATCTGGCATGCCTACGAACTGTCCTGGCTGAACCTGAACGGTTTGCCGCAAATCGCCATCGGACGCCTGGGCTTTCCAGCTTCATCTCCGAATATCGTGGAGTCCAAATCGCTCAAGCTGTACCTGAACTCGTTCAATCAAACGCGGCTGGAAAGCGCTGCCATCTTAAAACTTGCGCTGGAGCAGGACTTGCACGCGGCCAGCGGCACCGAAATCATCGTGGAAATCGTGCTGCCGGAGCATTTTTCGGAGTTGCGGCTGTCGGAACCACCCGGTTTGCTGCTGGATACGCTGACACCGTCAATAAGTCATTACCAGCCGCATCCTGAATTACTGACCCATACGGATACGCCGGCCAGGGAAGCGCTGGTCAGCCATCTGCTGAAATCGAATTGCCCGATTACCGGCCAGCCCGACTGGGCCAGCCTGCTTATCGACTATGGCGGTCCGCGCATTGATCACGAAGGTCTACTGGCCTATATTGTATCCTATCGCCAGCATGCCGGTTTTCATGAGCATTGCGTCGAGCGAATTTTCATGGACTTGATGCGGCGCTGCCGACCCGAATACCTGACCGTGGAAGCGCGCTATACCCGGCGCGGCGGCCTGGACATCAATCCGGTACGCAGTACCGAACCGTTTCCCTATGCGCGCGCCTCCGGCCGTCTGGCCCGGCAATAA
- a CDS encoding GTPase domain-containing protein, translated as MNRLPELHSTLKLLRKAYERTGIAAADHTGATGVITSLTLAEAFLEKIIACAQQPTRAVQIAVLGPTQAGKSTVVNLLLGERHAQTSPLAGFTVHPQAFAINPDASVPEPPDAYLHGFKRCAIRDLPAGNGDADYARFGWEQLNLPVDHPLTHTVLWDTPDFDSVDAGRYLPGLLRTIALADIVLIVLSKDKYADQSVWNIIELIAPLRQPTVLCLNKIDAGSAAALAQALRNKWSQHRQDAPAALLVLPYRKHEPGAEPQLGSAELLQAVQKLAGRKAGSDAAQRACNLVAQHWAGWVAPAMEERLALQRWHKLIDDSISEALKLYRRDYLDHPRHYHTFQRALAELLTLLEIPGLARGIALTRQLLTWPFRQIARIGQSGRPSSVADDDREIALLAQIFDHMLIAVSEAALYAAEDEQTLRSWWRELAQKLRLERASAASAFLSAASAYHQAFRPEIEQTAQLLHAHLSRQPAVLNSLRATRAFADTTALALALHTGGIGVQDFIIAPATISITSLLTESALGHYLGKAQDDLKERQLHRVGALFLDQAEQALRALPLRIDPGKRFNIAPERLESVEKLLDRHAR; from the coding sequence TTGAATAGACTCCCCGAATTGCATTCCACCCTGAAGCTGCTTCGCAAAGCCTACGAACGCACCGGCATCGCCGCTGCCGATCACACGGGGGCCACCGGCGTGATAACCTCGCTCACATTGGCCGAAGCCTTTCTCGAAAAAATTATCGCCTGCGCACAACAGCCGACACGCGCCGTCCAGATAGCCGTGCTTGGCCCAACGCAAGCCGGCAAAAGCACCGTGGTCAACCTGCTGCTGGGCGAACGGCATGCGCAAACCAGTCCGCTGGCCGGCTTTACCGTGCACCCGCAGGCGTTTGCCATCAATCCGGACGCATCCGTTCCCGAGCCGCCGGACGCTTATCTTCACGGTTTCAAACGCTGCGCGATCCGCGATTTGCCCGCCGGAAACGGCGATGCCGACTATGCCCGGTTCGGCTGGGAACAGTTGAATCTGCCTGTCGATCATCCGCTGACGCATACCGTCCTATGGGATACTCCCGATTTCGATTCTGTAGACGCCGGCCGTTACCTGCCCGGACTGCTCAGAACCATAGCGCTTGCCGACATTGTGCTGATCGTGCTGAGCAAGGACAAATACGCTGATCAATCGGTCTGGAACATCATCGAACTGATCGCCCCGCTCAGGCAGCCCACCGTATTGTGCCTGAACAAGATCGATGCCGGCTCGGCAGCGGCGCTGGCGCAGGCGTTACGGAATAAATGGTCGCAACACCGCCAGGATGCGCCAGCTGCTTTGCTTGTCCTGCCTTATCGCAAACACGAGCCCGGCGCGGAACCGCAACTGGGTTCCGCCGAACTGTTGCAGGCAGTGCAAAAGCTTGCCGGCCGCAAAGCCGGCAGCGATGCCGCGCAGCGGGCCTGCAACCTTGTTGCGCAACACTGGGCCGGGTGGGTAGCCCCGGCCATGGAAGAGCGGCTGGCGCTGCAGCGCTGGCATAAGCTGATCGATGACAGTATCAGCGAGGCGCTTAAACTGTACCGGCGCGACTACCTCGATCATCCACGGCATTACCATACCTTTCAACGCGCCCTGGCTGAATTATTAACGCTGCTGGAAATACCCGGCCTGGCGCGCGGCATTGCGCTCACGCGGCAGTTGCTGACCTGGCCGTTCAGACAGATCGCCCGAATAGGACAAAGCGGGAGACCATCTTCCGTTGCCGACGACGACAGAGAAATCGCACTGCTGGCGCAAATTTTCGATCACATGCTGATAGCGGTAAGCGAAGCGGCGTTGTATGCCGCGGAAGACGAACAAACGCTACGCAGCTGGTGGCGCGAACTCGCGCAAAAACTGCGTTTGGAACGCGCATCGGCGGCAAGCGCTTTTCTGAGCGCGGCGTCCGCCTATCATCAGGCTTTCAGACCCGAAATCGAACAGACCGCACAATTACTGCATGCCCATCTCAGCCGGCAACCGGCGGTGCTCAACAGTCTGCGCGCCACGCGCGCCTTTGCAGATACGACCGCGCTGGCGTTGGCACTGCACACCGGCGGCATCGGCGTTCAGGACTTCATCATCGCGCCGGCGACGATATCGATAACCTCGCTGCTGACGGAAAGCGCGCTCGGACATTACCTCGGCAAGGCGCAGGACGATCTGAAAGAGCGCCAACTGCATCGGGTCGGCGCGTTGTTTCTTGATCAGGCGGAACAGGCGTTGCGCGCCCTGCCCTTGCGCATCGATCCCGGGAAGCGCTTCAATATCGCGCCGGAACGTCTCGAATCCGTAGAAAAACTGCTGGACCGACATGCACGCTGA